Genomic segment of Streptomyces sp. NA02950:
GGTATCGGTGGCGAACATGACCATCTCACCGGTGGTCACGTCGATCGGCTCACCGGCGGTGCACTTCTTGTTGCCGGGGGTGCAGCCCTGGTTCGGGTTCTCGTCGGTGTGTCTGCGTGCCTTGCCGTCGCGGCTCAGGGCCCGTTCGCGGTTGAGGAGGCGTTGGGCGGCGTTCTTGGCCACGGTGCCGCCGCGGCGGATGGCGCCGGTGCCGCCGGTGGCCAGTGCCAGGAGGAGGTCGGGAGTGAGCTGGCCGGCGGCGCGGGCGGGGTTGCGCTGCCATTCGTCCCAGTTGGTGACGGCTTTGGCGAACTCCTTGGGGTGGTCGACGGCGTAGGCGACCCCGTCGGCCATGCCCGCGAGGCGTAGCCCGGCCCCTTGCGGTCCGTCCTCGACGAGGTACTCGAATTCCTTGTACCAGCCGTGGGCGGTGTCCTTCGCGCCGCCGAAGAAGTCTCCCAGCTTCTGTTTCAGGGCATCCACGCCGCCGGGGGCCGCGGGTTTGTCCGGGGCTTTCTCCCTGGCGGTGTCGAGTGTGCGCTTGGCCGCATCGACGACGAGTTCGAGTTCCGCCTCCAGTTTGTCCAGGCGCTTGTAGCAGGCGTCCAGCGCGGCCATCCCCGGGTCGTTCTCCGGGGGCTTTTCCGGCAGGGGATCGTCCTTGCGGTCCTCCGCCTCGCTGTAGTCCTTCACCCGCTGCCAGTAGTGCTTCGACGCCGCCCGCGCGTCGTCGGCGTCGTCGATGATCGGCTTGACCCGCTTTTGCACCGAGCGCAGCTTCCCGGCATAGGAATCCAGCGCACCGGCGGCGGAGGTGAAGTACTTCTTCGCCGAGGACAGTTCCTTGGGCAGCTTCTCCGTCGCGCCCTTGAAGCCCTCTGACGCCGCACCGGTCCAGTTCATCAGGGCCAGCACATCGAGCTGGTCGACCCCGTCCTGGAACGCCCCGGCGTAGGCGCGGAGTGTGACCGCCAGGTCCTCGATCTTGGTGGGGCTGCCGGGGATGACGTCGGAGGGTTTGGCGTTGGGGGGTATGCGCTCGTTCGTGCCGCCCTCGGTCGCGTCCTTCTGCGTCATGCGGTCACTCCCTTGGACCCGCCGTCGGCTTCCCAGCCGCCGTCGTAGCGCAGCCGCGGGTTGGCCGCGGCCGGCGTTGGTTCGCGATCCCGCTCAGGCGAACTCGAGCTGTCCCCACCCCTGAACACGTGATCAATACCCCCGAACACGTGATCAATCTTCGCATGGGGGAGTGGCGCTTTTGGCCGACGGGCACGCGGTCGTGCTGGAGAGCTCGCCTGGCTCCGCCGTCGGAACCAAGGCCACTCCCGACAGCTCGAGAGGGGCAGCGCGAGGGTCTCGGCGTTGCCGGCTTGTTGAACTTGACGCCGGAT
This window contains:
- a CDS encoding RHS repeat domain-containing protein translates to MTQKDATEGGTNERIPPNAKPSDVIPGSPTKIEDLAVTLRAYAGAFQDGVDQLDVLALMNWTGAASEGFKGATEKLPKELSSAKKYFTSAAGALDSYAGKLRSVQKRVKPIIDDADDARAASKHYWQRVKDYSEAEDRKDDPLPEKPPENDPGMAALDACYKRLDKLEAELELVVDAAKRTLDTAREKAPDKPAAPGGVDALKQKLGDFFGGAKDTAHGWYKEFEYLVEDGPQGAGLRLAGMADGVAYAVDHPKEFAKAVTNWDEWQRNPARAAGQLTPDLLLALATGGTGAIRRGGTVAKNAAQRLLNRERALSRDGKARRHTDENPNQGCTPGNKKCTAGEPIDVTTGEMVMFATDTTLPGALPLVLERHYVSGHPCGGWYGRTWAGTLDQRLEIDDAGVVYISDDGMLLTYPVPRQDVPTLPTSGPRWPLCWDGKPNGTFTITAPEHNRTLHFTPLPAAGRELALTAITDRTGDGDRITISYDEQGTPTQINHSGGYRIAIDTDPTLLRITALRLLHGQNHQHSTTLLSYGYNEAGDLSEVINSTGKPLRYRYDDAHRITS